A stretch of the Mycobacterium shigaense genome encodes the following:
- a CDS encoding DUF732 domain-containing protein, whose protein sequence is MLARALALTVLSVGLAAPAHADATDDAFITNLSTSGMDYGAPDRAIQVAKTVVCASLTANPKTSNADLVAKVTSATNWPPLNAAYFTGAAIQAYCPQYGSLTAPPVPTPAPGGPSTAPSRQPVETA, encoded by the coding sequence ATGCTGGCGAGAGCCCTTGCGCTGACGGTCCTTTCCGTCGGGTTGGCCGCGCCCGCGCACGCAGATGCCACCGACGACGCGTTCATCACCAACCTCAGCACATCCGGCATGGATTACGGCGCACCAGACCGGGCGATCCAAGTGGCGAAGACCGTCGTCTGCGCCAGCCTCACCGCCAACCCCAAGACCAGCAACGCGGATCTGGTCGCCAAGGTCACCAGCGCCACCAACTGGCCTCCGCTGAACGCCGCCTACTTCACCGGCGCCGCGATCCAGGCCTACTGCCCGCAGTACGGCTCCCTCACCGCGCCTCCCGTCCCCACCCCGGCCCCCGGCGGGCCCAGCACGGCACCGTCGCGACAGCCGGTGGAAACGGCGTGA